GGCGACCATGCGCTGGCGTTCGGGCGCTACGACGCGGCGCTGCGCCCGTTCGTCGACGAGGTGCAGACGCGCGCGGTGCAGATGCTGGAAACGCTGGTGCCGCGCACCGAGGAAGCCATCCGCGCGCGCAACGCGAAGACGGACGGCGGTTTCTGACGCGCCAGCCGCCAGAGCGCCTCACACCTGCATGTTCATGATGTCGTGATAGGCCGACACCAGTTTGTTGCGCACCTGAAGCGTGGCCTGGAAGGAGATGTTGGCCTTCTGCATGGCGATCATGGTGTCGGACAGGCTGACCGAGTCGTCGCCGGCGGCGAAGCGCTTGCCCATGTCGTCGGCGGTGTTCTGGGCGTCGCTGACGTTTTGCAGCGCGCCCTTTAGTGCGTCCGAGAAGCTGACCTTGGTCGAGGCGTCCGGCGCGTCGGCACCGCCCACGCCGCCTATGCCCAAGCCGCCTTTCAAGCCGTCGATGCCGGGCATGCCGCCGCCCGCGCCGAGGGCAGGCGCCGCCGGCTTTTGCGCCGCCGCCTTCAGTTGCGCCATCATCGCTTCGATGCGGCTGCTGTCGATTCCGCCGATATTCATCCTGTCTCCGCTTCCCTGGGTGCGTCCTAAGATTGCACGATCCGCACTTCTGCACCCTGCCAGAATATCAGCGCCGCACCAAACGTTGCCCTTGAGCAGCGCAGTAAACATCCCCTTATTCTTTCGTTTGAATGTTGCCCTACGGCTTCATAATGGTGCCCATACCCTTTCCCCCTTCAACGTCCACCATGGCAACAGCGGAACAACTCCTCGACAGCGACATCGCAGCCCCGGCCGAGAAACCCAAGTACTGGGAAACCCCGATGGGCAAGCGGGTCGTCATCGGCGGCGCGATCGCCGCCACGCTGGCGATCGTCGCGGCGCTGTGGCTGTGGACCTCGGCGCCCGACTACAAGGTGCTGTTCTCGAACTACACCGACAAGGACGGCGGCGCGATCACCGCGGCGCTCGACCAGATGGGGGTCAAATACAAGTTCTCCGACAGCGGCAGCGCGATCCTGGTGCCGGCCGAGCGCGTCAACGACATCCGCCTCAAGATGGCGGCCCAGGGCCTGCCGCGCGCCGGCAACGTCGGCTTCGAACTGCTGGACGGCGAAAAGCTCGGCACCTCGCAGTTCGTCGAGCAGGTCAATTACCAGCGTTCGCTCGAAGGCGAGCTGGCCAATTCGATCCAGTCGCTGGCCGCGGTGAGCTCGGCGCGCGTGCACCTGGCGCTGCCCAAGCCGTCGGTGTTCGTGCGCGACCAACAAAAGCCGACCGCCTCGGTGCTGCTCAACCTGCAGCCGGGCCGCGCGCTCGACCAGTCGCAGGTCAGCGCGATCGTGCACCTGGTGGCGTCTTCGGTGCCGGAACTGCTGCCGGCCAACGTGACCGTGGTCGACCAGAACGGCACCCTGCTGTCCGACCCGGCCAGCAAGGGCGGCAAGCAGCTCGACCCGAACCAGCTGAAGTACGTCGAGGCGCTGCAGCAGAACATCGTCAAGCAGGTCGAGTCCCTGATCACGCCGATCGTCGGCCAGCAGAACGTGCGCGCCGAAGCCACCGCCGAAATCGACTTCGCCCAGGTCGACACCGCCGCCGAGATGTACAAGCCGAATTCGCCGCCGGAGCCGCAGGCGATCCGCAGCCAGCAGACTTCGGAGTCGACCGGTCCCGGCAACGGCAATCCGTCCGGCATCCCGGGCGCGCTGTCGAACCAGCCGCCGGGCGTGGCCACGGCGCCGATCGAAGGCGCCCCGGCCAACGGCCAGCAGGGCCAGCCAGGCGCCGGCGCCGGCCCGTCGCGCAAGGATTCGACCACCAACTTCGAAGTCGACAAGACCGTGCGCTATGAGCAAAAGCCGATGGGCGGCATCAAGCGCCTGACGGTGGGCGTGGTGGTCAACTACCGCCGCTCGATCGATCCGAAGACCGGCAAGGTCGTGATCAAGCCCTTGACCGCCGCCGAGATCGCCCAGATCAACGAGCTGGTCAAGCAGGCGATGGGCTACAGCCAGGGGCGCGGCGACACCCTGAACGTGACCAACGCGCCGTTCGACGGCGTCGACAAGCCGGAAGAAAAGGCGCCGGACTGGTGGAAGGACCCGGCCAACCTGCCGCTGGCCAAGGACATCGCCCGCTACGCCTTCATCGCGATGGTGCTGGCCTTCCTGTGGTTCCGCTTCGTGCGGCCGCTGCTCAAGCCGGCGATCAAGAAATTCGACGAGGCGGTCGCGATCCCGCCCGAGCCGGAGCCGGAAGAGCCGGAACCGGAACCGGAGCCGGACCCGCTCGCGGAAGCCGAACTGGCGCGCCAGGCGGAGCAGGAAAAGCAGGTGCACATCTACAAGAGCAACATGGAAATGGCCAAGGACCTGGCCAAGAACGACCCGCGCATCGTGGCGAACGTCATCAAGGAATGGTTGGGAGCTGAATAATGAGCGACAAGGACAAAGAAGCAACGCAAAAGGCGGCCATCCTGATGCTGGCCCTGGGCGAAAGCGAAGCGGCCGAAGTGATGAAGTACCTCGGCCCGCGCGAAGTGCTCAAGCTGGGCGCCGCGATGGCGCAGATGAAGGCGGTGCAGCACGAGGAAGTGCTGTCGGTGCTGGCCGACTTCAAGGAACGCGTCGACCTGCAGTCGACCGTCGGCCTGGACTCGGACGAGTACATCCGCGAGGTGCTGACCAAGGCGCTGGGCGACGACAAGGCAGCCGTGCTGCTGAACCGCATCCTCGGCGGCAAGGACGCCTCCGGCATCGAGAGCCTGAAGTGGATGGATTCGCAATCGGTGGCGGAACTGATCCGCAACGAGCACCCGCAGATCATCGCCACCATCCTGGTCCACCTCGAGCGCGACCAGGCCTGCGAGATCCTCGGCCACTTCACCGACCGCCTGCGCAACGACGCGATCCTGCGCATCGCCACCCTGGACGGCGTGCAGCCGGCCGCCCTGCGCGAACTGAACGACGTGCTGACCAAGCTCCTGTCGGGTAACGAGCACATCAAGAAATCGTCGCTGGGCGGCGTGCGCACCGCGGCCGAGATCCTGAACTTCATGAGCGGCGACCACGAAAGCTCGGTCATGGAAAACATCAAGAACTACGACAACGACATGGCGCAGAAGATCATGGACGAGATGTTCGTGTTCGACAACATCATCGACATCGATGACCGCGGCATCCAGCTGCTGCTGCGCGAAGTGCAGTCCGAAATGCTGATCATCGCGATGAAAGGCGCCTCGCAGGACTTGCGCGAGAAGATCTTCAAGAACATGTCGCAGCGCGCCGCCGAGATGATGCGCGAAGACCTGGAATCCAAGGGTCCGGTGCGCCTGTCCGAAGTGGAAACCCAACAAAAGCAGATCTTGCAGATCGTGTGCCGCCTGGCCGACGAAGGACAGATCGTCCTCGGCGGCAAGGGTGAGGATTCGTTCGTCTGATGGTGATCCCGAAAGAAGCCCAGAGCGCCTACCAGCGCTGGGAAATGACCTCCTTCGGCGACGAGCGCCCCAGCACCGTCGCCCAGCGCAGGGCCGCGCAGGAAGCCCAGGCGGCGCTCGAAGCGCGCCGCGCCGCGCAGGCCGAGCAGTTCGCGTCGGTGCAGGCGGCGATGTCCATCCCGATGCCGACCGTCGAAGAGATCGAGGCGATCCGCGAAGCCGCGCGCCAGGAAGGCTATGCCGAAGGTCACGCCGCCGGTCTCGCAGCCGGCCACGACGCCGGCTACCAGGACGGCCTGGACCTGGGCCGCGCCGAAGCGGCGGCCGAGCTGACCCACCTGCAGGACCTGGCCACCGAATTCGGCCACGCCGTCACCGCGGCCGACGCGGCGATCTCGAACGACGTGCTGGAATTGGCCCTGCACCTGGCGCGCAACATGGTCAGGACGAGCTTCGAGGTGCGCCCCGAGCTGATCCTGCCGGTCGTGCGCGAAGCGATCGACTACCTGCCGACGCTGCAGCAGCCGGCCCTGCTCATGCTGCATCCGGAAGACGCGCTGATCGTACGCAGCAGCATCGGCCATGAACTCGACAAGACGGGCTGGCGCATCGTCGAGGACGAGACCCTCGCGCGCGGCGGCTGCCGCGTCGACACCGCCAGCAACCAGATCGACGCCCAGATCGCGTCGCGCTGGCAGCGCCTCTCCCAGGCGCTGGGCAAGAACCTGGACTGGCTGGCATGACCCTCGCCTACCTGGAGACCGGCATGGACAAGCATACCGCGCGCTGGAAGTCCTATCTGAAAGACTGCGCCAACCTGGTCGACTTCGTCGAGCCGATGCAGGTGTCGGGGCGCGTCACGCGCGTGGCCGGCCTGGTGATGGAATGCGTCGGCCTGAAGCTCGCGGTGGGCAGCGCCTGCACCATCCCGACCACGTCCGGCGCGCGCATCGAGGCCGAAGTGGTCGGCTTCGAAGGCGACCGCCTGTTCCTGATGCCGCAATCCGATGTCGAAGGCGTGGTGCCCGGTTCGCGCGTGTTCCCGATCGAGCCGAGCGTGCCGGCGCCCGGCAGCGTCGACCATCCGCGCCGCCGTCCGCAGGACCGCGCGCGCCACCTGCCGGTCGGATGGGGCCTGGTCGGACGCGTGGTCGACGGCGCCGGCCGCCCGCTGGACGGCAAGGGCCCGATCGACGCCACCCACATGGGTCCGCTCAACGCGCGCCCGATCAACCCGCTCGACCGCGCGCCGATTTCGGAAACGCTCGACGTCGGCGTGCGCGCCATCAACGGCATGCTGACGGTCGGACGCGGCCAGCGTCTCGGCCTGTTCGCCGGCACCGGCGTGGGTAAATCGGTGCTGCTGGGGATGATCGCGCGCTACACCACGGCCGACGTGATCGTGGTCGGCCTGATCGGCGAGCGCGGCCGCGAAGTCAAGGAATTCATCGAGCAGATCCTGGGCGAGGAAGGCCTGGCCAGGTCCGCCGTGGTCGCGGCGCCGGCCGACTCGCCGCCGCTGTTGCGCCTGCAGGGCGCGGCCTACGCCACCGCGATCGCCGAATCGTTCCGCGACGAGGGCAAGAACGTCCTGTTGATCATGGACTCGCTGACCCGCTACGCGATGGCGCAACGCGAGATCGCGCTGGCGATCGGCGAACCGCCCGCGACCAAGGGTTATCCGCCCTCGGTGTTCGCCAAGCTGCCGGTGCTGGTCGAGCGCGCCGGCAACGGCCACGCGGGCGGCGGCTCGATCACCGCTTTTTATACCGTGCTGTCCGAGGGCGACGACCAGCAGGACCCGATCGCCGACGCCGCGCGCGGTATCCTCGACGGCCACATCGTGCTGAACCGCCGCCTGGCCGAAGCCGGCCACTATCCGGCGATCGACATCGAACAGTCGATCTCGCGCGCGATGCACAACATCACCTCGCGCGAGCACCAGCAGGCGGCGCGCACGCTCAAGCAGCTGTACTCGCGCTACGAGCGCGCGCGCGACCTGATCACCGTGGGGGCGTATGCGCCGGGCTCGGACCCGACGCTGGACAAGGCGATCCAGCTGCACGACCGCATCGAACACTTCCTGTGCCAGGAGATCCACGACAACGCCGGCATGCTGGAAAGCTTGGGGCAATTGACCTCGCTATTCGGCTGATCGACCGGCCGGCCGCGCCGATATACTTGAGTCACCATGGCCCATCCCTCCGCCCTCGACACCCTGATCGACCTCGCCCAGTGCGCTTCCGACGCCGCCGCCAAGCGGCTCGGCGCCGCGCTCAAGGCGGTCGAGGACGGCGAACAGAAGCTGCAGATGCTGGAAGGCTACCGCGACGACTACGTACGCAAGCTCGACGCGGCCCAGGTGGCCGGCATCACGCCGTTCGCCTACCAGAATTTCGTCGCCTTCATCGGCAAGCTGGACGTCGCGCTGAACGGCCAGCGCGACGTCCTCAAGCACGCCAGGAACAAGGCCGACTTCGAAAAGAAAGCCTGGCAGGAGAGCGAGCGCAAGCGCCTGTCCTACCGCACCCTGAACGAACGCGCCGCGCAGGAAGCCCTGCACGCCGAGAACAAGCGCGACCAGAAGATGATGGACGACCACGCCGCGCGCACCGCGCGCGCCCAGCGCTGACAGGCAGTACTCACCGATCGCACGACATGCAAACCACCAACCTGAATCCCGCCCTGAGCCCCAACAATGTGCTCCAGCGTAATGGCACCGCGAATGGCGCCAACATCGCCAGCGCCACCGACGGCGGCCAGTTCAGCGCGCTGCTGAACAGCCAGCTGGCCCAGGCGCCGGCCGCGCCGCAGGCGCCTGTCGCCCAGGCGCCCGCGCCCGCGCCCAAGCCGGACAGCGCCAAGCCGGTCCAGGCCGAGCAGCCCGCCCAGCCGGACCCCGCGCCCGCGCCGCAAGCCGGCCAGGACAAGACCGCCTCCGCCGACGGCGCCAAGGATGCCGACGCCAAGGACGGCGATGACGACGCCGGCAAGGCCGATGCCCAGGCGCCGGCCGACCCGGCCAGCGCCATGCTGGCCCTGCTCGCCAGCCTGCAGCCGGGCGCGAAACAGGCTCCCGCCACGCCCACCGGTGCGGCCCAGGCATTCGACAACCTGAGCGGCAACGCGGGCAAGGGCAAGCGCTTCGACGCCGGCCAGCTCAGCGCCCTGCAAGCGGCGATCAAGGCGAGCAGCAAGGACGGCGCCGGCGCGGCTGCGGCCGACGGCAAGACCTTCAGCGCCGCCACGATCAAGAACCCGGCCCTGGCCGCCGCCGGCGCCGCGCTCGGGACCGACGACAAGGCGACTGCGCTCGCGGCCGACAAGACGGCGGGCGGCGATGTGCCCGGCAAGGTCTCGACCACCCTGCTCAAGGCCGATCCGAACGTCTCGCTGGACGCCGCCGCGCTCAGCCTGCAGCAGGCGCGCGCCGCCGCCGAGCAGGCCGCCCCGGCCGCAACCCCGCTCGCGGGCGCGTTGCAGGCGGCCCAGCCGGCCGCCTTCGACGCCGCCCAGTCCGTGGCAGCGGCCGACCAGCTCAGCGCCCAGGTCGGCACCGAGGCCTGGGAAAACCAGGTCGGCCAGAAGGTCGTCTACATGGTCGGCAGCGAGGAGCAGACCGCCTCGCTGACGCTGAACCCGCCGGACCTGGGTCCGATGCAGGTCGTGCTGTCGGTCTCGAACGACCAGGCCAGCGTGACCTTCTCGTCGAACCAGCAGGAAGTGCGTCAGGCGCTCGAGAACGCCCTGCCGCGCCTGCGCGAGATGATGAGCGAGAGCGGCATCGCGCTGGGCAATGCGACCGTCAACGCCGGCACCCAGGATGGGGGCCAGGCGCGCCAGCAGGACGGCTCGCCGCGCGGCGGGCGCAATAGCGGACGCGCGCGCGGGATCGCGGGCGTGGACAGCGCGGACGGCACGGACGCGGCGCCGCGCGTGGTCACGCGCAGCATACCGCTGGGCGAGAGCGGCATGGTCGACATCTTCGCCTGATTCACCCGGCCGGCGCTGCAACGGCGCCGGCCTGTCCTTGACGCGGGCGCCCGAGCCCCACTGTTGGTCGCCTGCTATCGTTTACTTCAAGAAACAACGAGATAGCCGTTGTTCCTCCCTCTTTTCAAACGTTGCCGCTGCTCACTTTTTCCCGATAATGACATAATGATGGCTCGATCGACGAGCCTTGAGCGCAGAACCGAAGTATTTTGAAAGCGAATCCCAAGATGAAAGCTGACCCGAAAGCGGACGCAGCAGCACCAGCCGCAGGCGGCAAAAGCAAGTTGATGATGATCGTCGGCGCGGCCGTGGTCGTGCTCGGCCTGGGCGGTGGCGCCGGCTGGTATTTCATGCACGGCAGCGACGATGCCGGCGCCGAGCCGGCCAAGAAGAGCCACGAATCGAGCAGCAAGAAAAAGAAGAAGGACAAGGAAGCGCCGCCCGAGTACCTGGCGATCGAGCCCTTCACCGTGAACCTGCAGCCGGAAAACGGCGACCAGTACCTGCAGGTGGCGTTCACGCTGCAGGTCGACGGCGCCGAGCAGGCCGAACTCATCAAGAACAACATGGCCAAGGTGCGCAGCCGCGTGCTGCTGCTCCTGTCGGGCAAGAAGGCGTCCGAGATCAACACCGTCGAAGGCAAGCAGCAGCTGGCCGGCGAGATCCTGGCCGTGGTCAAGGAACCGTTCAACAAGCACGACGACGAGCAGGAAGTCTCGGACGTGCTGTTCACTTCGTTTATCATCCAGTAAGCATCCGTCACACGGAAACAGCCTCATCAACCGGTAAAGCAGCATGGCCGATAATTTTCTCTCACAGGAAGAAGTCGATGCCCTTCTCAAAGGGGTCAACGGCGATCAGGACGACGTCGCGGCGCCTGAAGACACCTCGGGAGTCCGCACCTATAACCTGGCGACGCAGGAGCGGATCGTCCGCGGCCGCATGCCGACGCTCGAGATCATCAACGAGCGCTTCGCCAGGTATCTGCGGGTCGGGCTGTTCAACTTCCTGCGCCGCAGCGCCGAGGTCTCGGTCGGCTCGGTGCGGGTCTCGAAGTACAGCGAATTCATCCGTAACCTGGTGGTCCCGACCAACCTGAACCTGATCCACATGAAGCCCCTGCGCGGCACCGCACTGATGGTGCTGGATCCGAACCTGGTGTTCCTGCTGGTCGACAACCTGTTCGGCGGCGACGGGCGCTTCCACACGCGCGTCGAGGGCCGCGACTTTACCCAGACCGAGCAGCGCATCATCCTGCGCATCCTCGACATCATCTTCGAAGCCTACGGCAAGTCGTGGGAGCCGGTGTATCCGATCGAGTTCGAGTACATCCGTTCGGAGATGAACACCCAGTTCGCCAACATCGCCACCCCGAACGAAGTCGTGGTATCGTGCACTTTCACCGTCGAGCTGGGCTCGGTGTCGGGCCAGATCCACTTCTGCATGCCCTACTCGACGATCGAGCCGATCCGCGATACCCTGACCTCCAGCCTGCAGGGCGAGGCGCTGGAAGTGGACAAGCGCTGGATCCGCCTGCTGACCCAGCAGATCCAGGTGGCGGAGGTGGAGCTGGTGGCCGTGCTCGGCCACGGCAAGGCGAACTTCGACGAGATCCTCAACATGAAGATCGGCGACGTGATCCCGATCTCGGTGCCGGAACACATCCAGGCCACCGTCGACAGCGTGCCGGTGATGGACTGCAGCTACGGCGTGCACAACGGCCAGTACGCGCTGAAAGTCGAAAAGCTGCTCGCCAACAGCGACACCTTCAACAAAGACGGCGCCGGCGCATGAAGCGCCCGGGCTGACGAGCAATACAGGAGAGAGAAACCATGTCCGATACCCAAGACGATCAGGCCGGCCTCGACGACGATTGGGGCGCGGCGATCGCCGAGCAGGCGGCCGCCGAAGCCGCCGCGCTGGCGACCCAGCAGCAGACGGCCACCGCCGCCGTCTTCAAGGATTTTTCGAACAAGGGCACCCGCCCCGACACGCCCAACGATATCGACTTCATCCTCGATATCCCGGTGCAGCTGACGGTGGAACTGGGCCGCACCAAGATCGCCATCAAGAACCTGCTGCAGCTGGCGCAGGGCTCGGTGGTCGAGCTGGACGGCCTGGCCGGCGAGCCGATGGACGTGCTGGTCAACGGCTGCCTGATCGCCCAGGGCGAGGTGGTGGTCGTGAACGACAAGTTCGGCATCCGCCTCACCGACATCATCACGCCGTCGGAGCGCATCCGCAAGCTCAACAAATGATGCGGCGCCCGTCGTTCCTGCAGGCGCCGCTGGCGCTGTTGGTATTGGCCTTGCACCTGAGCGCCTGCGCGCAGACGCCGTCATCCGCGGGCGCGCAAGGCGGACAAGGCGATACGGCCGCGCAGCATGCGCAGGCCTCGGTTGCTGCTCCGGTTGCTGCTCCGGCCGCCGCCCCGTCGGCTGCGCCGTCCAGCGCCTCCGCCCCGGCCGCGAATCCGGTGCGCGCCCCGAACGCGCGCGTCGGCGTGAGCAGCGCAGCCGGTGCGCCCGACGTGGCCGCGCCGAATCCGGCCGCGTCCAGCGCCGTCCCTGACGCAGCCGCTGCCCCTGACGCAGCCGCCGCACCGGCAGTGGCGCCCGGCAGCCCGGCGGCCCCGCCGCGCCGGCTGTCGCCGCCCCGGCCGCACCCGCCGCCACCGCGCCGGTCGTCATGCCGTCCGGCTCGCCCACCGGCAGCCTGCTGCAGACCCTGTTCGCGATGATCGTCGTGCTGGCCGCACTGGGCGCGCTGGCCTGGTTCCTCAAGCGCTACGGTCCCAAGGCGAGCGGCGCCAACGCCAACGTCAAGATCGTCGGTTCGCTCAACCTGGGCGGGCGCGAGCGCCTGCTGGTGGTCGAAGTCGGCAACCAGTGGATCGTGGTCGGCGCCTCGCCCGGCCGCGTCAACGGCCTGGCCACGATGCCCAGGCAGGAAGGCGTCGAACCGACGGCGGCCCTGTCGACGCCGGCCCCGGCCGCCGCCAACTTCGGCGACTGGCTCAAGCAGACCCTCGATAAACGGAAATGATGCGGTCAACGATGCGCAAAAAGACTCTCCTGCTGGCGGCGGGCGCCCTGGCCCTGCCGCTGGCGGCATGGGCCGCCCCGGCCATCCCCGCCTTCACCACCAGCCCGGCCCCGGGGGGCGGCACCGCCTATTCGCTGCCGGTGCAGACCTTCCTGTTGATGACGGCGCTGACCTTCATCCCGGCCGCGCTCCTGATGATGACGAGTTTTACCCGCATCATCATCGTGCTGTCGCTGCTGCGCCAGGCGCTCGGCACCCAGACCGCGCCGCCCAACCAGGTGATGGTCGGCCTGGCGCTGTTCCTGACGCTGTTCGTGATGGGTCCGACTTTCGATCGCATCTACAACGAAGCCTACGCGCCGCTGCAGAACAACACGATCCAGATGGGCGAGGCGATGGACAAGGCGGCCGCGCCGCTCAAGGGCTTCATGCTCAAGCAGACGCGCCAGTCCGACCTGGCGCTGTTCGTGAAGATCTCGCGCACGCCCGCGCTGCAGGGTCCGGAAGACGTGCCGCTGCGCGTCCTGATACCGGCCTTCATCACCAGCGAACTCAAGACCGCGTTCCAGATCGGCTTCGCGATCTTCATTCCGTTCCTGATCATCGACATGGTGGTGGCGTCGGTGCTGATGTCGATGGGCATGATGATGATGTCGCCGGCCGTGATCTCGCTGCCGTTCAAGCTGATGCTGTTCGTGCTGGTCGACGGCTGGCAGCTGCTGCTGGGATCCCTGTCCCAGAGTTTTTATTGAGGTGATGCCATGACCCCGGAAAGCGTCATCGCAATGGGCCGCACGGCCATGGAAGTCACGCTGATGGTCTCGGCGCCGCTGCTGCTGGTGGCGCTGATCATCGGCTTGGTCGTCAGCATCTTCCAGGCCGCCACCCAGATCAACGAACAGACCCTGTCCTTCATCCCCAAGCTGGTCGGCATTTTCGTCGCGCTGGTCGTGGCCGGCCCCTGGATGATCACCGTGATGACCGACTACATGCGCAGCGTCTTCAGCGGTATCCCGGGCCTGATCGGCTGACCCCGCGGCCGGCCGCGCATCGATGTTCAAGACAGCGTGATCTCGTTCACCACCGTCCAGCTCAACGCCTGGATCTTCGGCCTGCTGTGGCCTCTCACGCGCATCCTCGGGCTGATCACCGCGGCGCCGGTGTTCGGCAACACCGGTGTGCCGACGCTGATCAAGCTGACCCTGGGCGTGACGCTGGCCGCCATCGTCGCGCCCATCATCCCGCCGGTGCCGACCGTCGATCCGACCTCGTGGGCGGGGCTGCTGGTGTGCGGCCAGGAGATGCTGATCGGCGCGGCGATGGGCTTTTCGATGCGCCTGGTGTTCGCCGCGATCGAGTTCGGCGGCGAGATCGCCAGCTCGACCATGGGCTTTTCCTTCGCCAGCTTTTTCGATCCATCCTCGGCCGGGCGCACCTCGGCGATCAGCCAGTTCCTGGCGCTGGTGTCCACGCTCGCCTTCCTGGCGATGAACGCGCACCTGGTGCTGATCGAGGCGCTGGTCGAGAGCTTCTTCACGCTGCCGATCTCGGGCACCCCGATGGCGCTCACCGCGCCGCTGGAAATGGTGCGCTGGGGCGGCAAGATCTTTTCCAGCGGCCTGCAGCTCTCGCTGCCGATCGTGGCCGCGCTGCTGGTGACCAACATCGCGCTGGCGATCCTGACGCGCGCCGCGCCGCAATTGAATCTGTTCGGCATCGGCTTTCCGATCACGCTCGGCGCCGGCTTCCTGGTGATCAGCATCACGCTGCCCTACCTCGCCACGCCGCTGGAAAACCTGTTCAACCAGGGTATCGAAGCCGGCCGCAGGATTCCGCGCAGCGGCGCGCAGCGGACGGCGCCGGTGCCGGCACTGGCGGCAAGGCCAGGAGAGCGGCCCGCTGTAGGATCTCAGAACCCATAGATCGGCCCAAGAAAAAACAACCGCTTGCACACGAATTTGTGCGACTTTCGATCGCAAATTTTTGGAATGATTGAAATTTTCTCGCCGAGTGTCACAAACATCTGCTACCGACCCTAAGCGCACTGTCGCAACTGCGCCGCCGCAGACAAGATTTCGTCACTCGTCCAGTTGCGCGACAACCAGATTGCAAGTGCCGCTCCGGACAAATGCCACCAGCCCATCCCTTGGTATTGCTTGTGGCTTACGAGGTACTCGCGAGCAACCCACCAGGTAACGAGTTGGCCGGGGGGCATGGGTCGTCCTCGTGAGGAAAACACGCTGGCCGCATAGGAATATGGATCATCTGGTTCCACGTTGGGCGTGCCCACGCCGCGTGCACGCTCCCAGACAGCCGCCTTCTGCTCGGCTGACGCGAGTTGTAGCGGCTTTTGAGGACGGCCGTCAACTCCACTCAAGCCCAGCGAATACAGAGCAAGTGGGAGTCCCAACAACAGTACACTTGTGGCGCATATCAGTACCGCTGTAAAGCGGCGAATACGGTACATACAGCCCTAACTCAATGTTGCTGAAGTTTCTGAGCCACCGTTTCTGGCCGGTTGCGGACCCATGGTTACGTCTGCTTCCGACCCAAAGCGAACCTACCACATCCGCAGATCCACCATAGCACCATGATCATGGGCTCAACAGTATCTATAGGACTCTTGGCACCTCACGAGAAAGTATACGTAGCAATTCTTCTTGGTCAGCCGGTTTTACCAAGTGGTGGTCGAAGCCTGCAGCGTTTGATAACTCGCGGTCCTGCGGCTGGCCATAGCCGGTCAGTGCAATCAGGGTGGCACCTGCGGTGCGTGCGTCGGAACGCAGGCGGCCCGCTAGTTCATACCCATCCATGTCTGGTAATCCGATGTCAAGTATGAATACGTCGACATCGAACTCCTGTGCTGCTTGTAGCGCGCTTGCAGCGTCTTCGTGTACGTGTATGACGTGTCCGGCGGTTTCAAGCATGTAACCTAGCAGAGCACCAGCATCTTGATTGTCGTCGACGATCAACACGCGCAGACCGACTCCACTGTCCTCAGGCCCAAGAGTCTGTGCGCAGCCCTGGCTTTCGTCCTCTGCGGCTAGTAACGGCAGCGTTATTGTGAAGGTACTTCCCTTTCCTACTCCTTCGCTGGCGGCCTGAATACAGCCGCCATGCAGGTCTACGATGCTCCTGACCAAAGCTAGACCAAGACCCAAGCCACCCTGCGCCCGGTCTGGAGTCCGCTCGGCCTGTGTGAACATGTCGAACACCAAAGGCAATAGTGTTGGCTCCATTCCCATTCCATTGTCGGCAATGCTGATGCGCGTCTGTCCGTCTATCACGTCGAGTCCGAGTGCAATTCGGCCGTTCAGCGGCGTGTATTTGACTGCGTTGTTGAGCACGTTCGACACCGCTTGGATCAGGCGGGTGCGATCTCCCCGTACTACT
This genomic stretch from Massilia sp. 9096 harbors:
- the fliQ gene encoding flagellar biosynthesis protein FliQ; this translates as MTPESVIAMGRTAMEVTLMVSAPLLLVALIIGLVVSIFQAATQINEQTLSFIPKLVGIFVALVVAGPWMITVMTDYMRSVFSGIPGLIG
- the fliR gene encoding flagellar biosynthetic protein FliR, with product MISFTTVQLNAWIFGLLWPLTRILGLITAAPVFGNTGVPTLIKLTLGVTLAAIVAPIIPPVPTVDPTSWAGLLVCGQEMLIGAAMGFSMRLVFAAIEFGGEIASSTMGFSFASFFDPSSAGRTSAISQFLALVSTLAFLAMNAHLVLIEALVESFFTLPISGTPMALTAPLEMVRWGGKIFSSGLQLSLPIVAALLVTNIALAILTRAAPQLNLFGIGFPITLGAGFLVISITLPYLATPLENLFNQGIEAGRRIPRSGAQRTAPVPALAARPGERPAVGSQNP